A portion of the Rhinolophus sinicus isolate RSC01 linkage group LG03, ASM3656204v1, whole genome shotgun sequence genome contains these proteins:
- the LOC109458870 gene encoding olfactory receptor 4F3/4F16/4F29 encodes MDGGNYSVVSEFLLLGLTNSWEIQILLFLFFTIFYIATMLGNLLIVLTIIFDHHLHSPMYFLLANLSLIDTGVSNIATPKMVYDLFRKHKVISLNGCITQMFFIHTVGGTEMVLLIVMAYDRYIAICKPLYYLTIMSLRMCISLLAVAWTIGFIHSVAQLAFVVHLPFCGPNKMDSFYCDFPRFIKLACTDTYRLEFLVTANSGFISMGTFFILIVSYIFILVTVRKHSSGGSSKALSTLSAHITVVVFFFGPCIIVYVWPFPTLPIDKFLAIFDALITPLMNPIIYTFRNKEMKVAMKRLLCKVLSFRKHSFMHNPRNSD; translated from the coding sequence ATGGATGGAGGAAATTACTCTGTGGTGTCTGAATTTTTGTTGCTGGGACTCACCAATTCCTGGGAGATTcagattcttctttttctgtttttcacaatattttatataGCCACTATGCTAGGAAACCTTCTCATTGTGCTCACAATCATCTTTGACCATCACTTGCATTCCCCGATGTACTTTTTGCTGGCAAATCTCTCCCTCATTGACACAGGTGTTTCCAACATTGCAACCCCAAAGATGGTTTATGACCTTTTCAGAAAACATAAAGTCATCTCCTTGAATGGGTGCATAACTCAGATGTTCTTTATTCACACTGTTGGGGGTACAGAGATGGTGCTGCTTATAGTCATGGCCTATGACCGATACATTGCTATCTGTAAGCCCCTCTACTACCTGACCATCATGAGCCTAAGAATGTGCATTTCTCTTTTGGCTGTTGCTTGGACCATTGGATTCATTCACTCTGTGGCCCAACTGGCTTTTGTTGTACACTTACCCTTTTGTGGTCCCAACAAAATGGATAGCTTCTACTGTGATTTTCCTCGGTTCATCAAACTTGCATGTACAGACACATATAGATTGGAGTTTCTGGTCACTGCCAACAGTGGTTTCATCTCCATGGGCACCTTCTTTATTTTGATTGTATCTTACATCTTCATCCTGGTCACAGTTCGAAAACATTCCTCAGGTGGTTCATCCAAAGCCCTCTCTACCCTCTCAGCTCACATCACTGTGGTGGTCTTTTTCTTTGGTCCTTGCATTATTGTCTATGTGTGGCCATTCCCTACCTTACCCATAGATAAATTTTTAGCCATCTTTGATGCCCTTATCACTCCTTTAATGAATCCTATTATCTATACATTTAGAAATAAGGAGATGAAGGTAGCAATGAAGAGACTACTTTGTAAGGTTTTAAGTTTCAGGAAGCATTCCTTCATGCATAATCCAAGAAATTCAGATTGA